The following proteins are encoded in a genomic region of Mycobacterium kiyosense:
- a CDS encoding putative diacyglycerol O-acyltransferase, which yields MKRLTGWDAVLLYSETPNVHMHTVKVAVIELDAARRGFTIDAFREVIKGRMDKLVPLGYQLIDVPYKFHHPMWRENCEIDFEYHVRPWRVPAPGGRRELDGAVGQIASTPLDRARPLWEMYFVEGLANDRIAVVLKIHHALADGVASANLMAHGMDLMPTPQSESYQPDPAPTKRELMSTAFVDHMRHIKRIPGTLAYTAQGIGRVRRSSRKLSPELTRPIEPPPSFMNHMLTPERRFATATLALADVKETGKKLGATINDMVLAMSSGALRTLLLRYDGKAEALLASVPVAYDFSPERISGNHFSGMMVTIPTDVDDPLKRVQAAHDSAVSAKESHQLLGPELISRWAAYWPPRATEAMFRWLSSRDGQNKVLNLNISNVPGPRERGRVGGALVTEIYSVGPLTAGSGLNITVWSYVDQLNISVLTDGATVDDPHEVTAAMIADFVEIRRAAGLSEELTVVPEAMAQA from the coding sequence GTGAAACGGCTCACCGGCTGGGACGCGGTACTGCTGTACAGCGAGACGCCCAATGTGCACATGCACACCGTCAAGGTCGCCGTCATCGAGTTGGACGCGGCCAGGCGGGGATTCACCATCGACGCGTTCCGCGAGGTCATCAAGGGCCGGATGGACAAGCTGGTCCCGCTCGGCTATCAGCTGATCGACGTGCCGTACAAGTTCCACCACCCGATGTGGCGGGAGAACTGCGAGATCGACTTCGAGTATCACGTCCGGCCGTGGCGGGTGCCGGCGCCGGGCGGCCGTCGCGAGCTCGACGGGGCGGTCGGGCAGATCGCCAGCACGCCGCTGGACCGTGCCCGTCCGCTGTGGGAGATGTACTTCGTCGAGGGTCTGGCCAACGACCGGATCGCGGTGGTGCTCAAGATCCATCACGCGCTGGCCGACGGCGTCGCATCGGCGAATCTGATGGCCCACGGCATGGATTTGATGCCGACGCCGCAGTCCGAGTCCTACCAACCCGATCCCGCTCCCACCAAGCGCGAGTTGATGAGCACGGCGTTCGTCGACCACATGCGGCACATCAAGCGGATCCCGGGAACGCTCGCCTACACCGCGCAGGGCATCGGCCGGGTGCGACGCAGTTCGCGCAAGCTGTCACCGGAGCTCACCCGCCCGATCGAGCCACCGCCGTCGTTCATGAACCACATGCTCACCCCGGAACGCAGGTTCGCCACCGCGACGCTGGCGCTGGCCGACGTCAAGGAGACCGGCAAGAAGCTCGGCGCGACGATCAACGACATGGTGCTGGCCATGTCCAGCGGTGCGCTGCGCACCCTGTTGTTGCGCTACGACGGCAAGGCCGAGGCGCTGCTGGCCTCGGTGCCGGTGGCCTACGACTTCTCCCCGGAACGCATCTCCGGCAACCATTTCAGCGGGATGATGGTCACAATTCCGACCGACGTGGACGACCCGCTGAAAAGGGTGCAGGCCGCGCACGACAGTGCGGTCTCGGCCAAGGAGAGCCACCAGTTGCTGGGGCCGGAACTGATCAGCCGGTGGGCCGCGTATTGGCCGCCGCGTGCGACCGAGGCCATGTTCCGGTGGCTGTCCAGCCGCGACGGGCAGAACAAGGTGCTGAACCTGAACATCTCCAACGTCCCGGGTCCCCGCGAGCGCGGCCGGGTGGGCGGCGCGCTGGTCACCGAGATCTATTCGGTGGGCCCGCTGACCGCGGGCAGCGGCTTGAACATCACCGTGTGGAGTTACGTCGACCAGCTCAACATCTCGGTGCTTACCGACGGCGCGACGGTCGATGACCCGCACGAGGTGACCGCGGCGATGATCGCCGACTTCGTCGAAATACGCAGGGCGGCAGGTCTTTCCGAGGAGTTGACGGTGGTCCCGGAGGCGATGGCTCAAGCCTGA
- the echA1 gene encoding enoyl-CoA hydratase — protein sequence MSDEATEPEVLVEQRDRILVITINRPKAKNAVNSAVAHGLADAMDRLDGDAGLSVAVLTGAGGSFCAGMDLKAFARGELPIVEGRGMGFTERPPEKPLIAAVEGYALAGGTELALATDLIVAAKDSAFGIPEVKRGLVAGGGGLLRLPERIPYAIAMELALTGDNLSAERAHELGLVNVLAEPGEVLDAALKLAEKIAANGPLAVAASKKIIVESRGWSRDTMFAEQIKILGPVFASNDAKEGAIAFAEKRPARWTGT from the coding sequence GTGAGCGACGAAGCTACCGAACCCGAGGTCCTGGTCGAACAGCGTGACCGGATCCTGGTCATCACCATCAACCGTCCCAAGGCCAAGAACGCGGTCAATTCCGCGGTGGCTCATGGGCTCGCCGACGCCATGGACCGACTCGACGGCGACGCCGGCCTGTCGGTGGCCGTCCTGACCGGAGCCGGTGGCTCGTTCTGCGCGGGCATGGACCTCAAGGCCTTCGCCCGCGGCGAGCTGCCCATCGTCGAGGGCCGCGGCATGGGGTTCACCGAGCGTCCGCCGGAGAAGCCACTCATCGCCGCGGTGGAGGGTTACGCGCTGGCCGGTGGCACCGAGCTGGCGCTGGCCACGGATTTGATTGTGGCAGCCAAGGATTCGGCGTTCGGCATCCCGGAGGTCAAGCGCGGCCTGGTGGCCGGCGGCGGGGGACTGCTACGGCTGCCCGAGCGCATCCCGTACGCCATTGCCATGGAGCTGGCGCTGACCGGTGACAACCTGTCCGCCGAACGCGCCCACGAGCTGGGTCTGGTGAACGTGCTCGCCGAACCGGGCGAGGTGCTGGACGCCGCGCTGAAGCTGGCCGAGAAGATCGCCGCCAACGGCCCGCTTGCGGTGGCCGCGAGCAAGAAGATCATCGTGGAGTCCCGCGGTTGGAGCCGCGACACCATGTTCGCCGAGCAGATCAAGATCCTGGGTCCGGTGTTCGCCTCCAACGACGCCAAGGAGGGCGCGATCGCGTTCGCCGAGAAGCGCCCGGCGCGCTGGACCGGCACCTGA